The Arachis ipaensis cultivar K30076 chromosome B07, Araip1.1, whole genome shotgun sequence genome includes a window with the following:
- the LOC107607053 gene encoding pentatricopeptide repeat-containing protein At3g26782, mitochondrial-like: MVNEFSLVPKIEHYGCMVDLLGRVGLLEEAQELIKDMPMRPNSALLGSFLAACKVHKNVNLAEWAAKQFLSLESKKCGYNVLMSNIYAASNRRENVASIKRAMKDVGIHKEPGFSFIEVHGTIHEFVTGDREHPETPKIYEMIVEMRENLEHAGYTPNVSVVLKNIDMEEKESAVNYHSEKLAMAYGLISTGPGIQLRTLKDLLTSTAESKIFHITDMHDKIITINRKSLEIEYVNSSMKLNNSRQNRICKFFYET, translated from the coding sequence TGAACACTATGGCTGTATGGTAGACCTTCTCGGTCGAGTAGGATTACtcgaagaagctcaagaactaaTTAAGGACATGCCTATGAGGCCAAACTCGGCCCTATTAGGATCTTTTCTTGCTGCTTGCAAAGTTCACAAAAATGTGAACCTTGCTGAATGGGCTGCAAAACAGTTTCTATCATTAGAATCCAAAAAATGTGGATACAATGTCCTAATGTCAAACATTTATGCTGCATCAAACAGACGAGAAAATGTTGCTTCTATAAAAAGAGCTATGAAGGATGTAGGGATTCATAAAGAACCAGGTTTCAGCTTCATTGAAGTGCATGGAACGATTCATGAATTTGTAACGGGAGATAGAGAACACCCAGAAACACCAAAGATTTATGAAATGATTGTTGAGATGAGAGAAAATCTAGAACATGCTGGATACACTCCAAATGTATCTGTTGTTCTGAAGAACATAGATATGGAAGAAAAAGAGAGTGCAGTAAATTATCACAGTGAAAAACTTGCAATGGCTTATGGTTTGATTAGCACAGGTCCTGGAATTCAGCTTCGGACTTTGAAGGATCTCCTAACTTCAACTGCAGAGAGCAAAATATTTCATATAACAGATATGCATGATAAGATCATAACGATAAACAGGAAAAGTCTGGAGATAGAATATGTAAATTCTTCTATGAAACTTAATAACAGCAGACAAAATAGAATATGTAAATTCTTCTATGAAACTTAA